In the genome of Candidatus Methanoperedens sp., the window TTGAACAGAAACACTGGCTTGATGAGGAAACCTTTCGCTATGGTGTGGCTCTTTGTCAAACAATACCCGGGGCAACTGCCATGCAAACGTCCGCCTATGTAGGTCTAAGAGCGCGGGGGGTGGCAGGTGCTTTGGTGAGTTTCGCTGGCTTTGGTCTACCTGCATTTATTATTATGATGGCACTTTCGGCTCTATACGTACGCACGTATAGTTTACTGCGGTAGTTTCGGCGTTTAATGGACTTCAGGCTATAATTGTGGCCATTGTTGCTATTGCTACTGTGTCATTTGGCAGGACATATCTGAAAAAATGGAAGGACTTTATCATTGCTATCGTTGCTGCCATTATTTTTGGATTGGGGGTGAATCCGATCGTGGTAATCCTGTTGGCAGTAATTTTAGGGCTTATGCTCTATAACAGGCAGACTCTCCCCCAACAGACTGCTGATTCAGCAATTAATTCATGCTTTACAAGACCTATTTTATTAATTTTATCGGCTGCAGTTATAGGATTCGTTATACTCT includes:
- a CDS encoding chromate transporter → MKHFQSQRDNKNPSITHLFTSFLRLGATSFGGPAMVAYIRKMAVEQKHWLDEETFRYGVALCQTIPGATAMQTSAYVGLRARGVAGALVSFAGFGLPAFIIMMALSALYVRTYSLLR